A region of Mammaliicoccus sp. Dog046 DNA encodes the following proteins:
- the trmFO gene encoding FADH(2)-oxidizing methylenetetrahydrofolate--tRNA-(uracil(54)-C(5))-methyltransferase TrmFO, translated as MTSINVIGAGLAGSEAAYQIAKRGIQVNLYEMRPVKQTPAHHTDKFAELVCSNSLRGNQLTNAVGVLKEEMRQLDSLIIKAADQARVPAGGALAVDRHDFAGYITDTLKNHPNITVKNEEITQIPEGPTIVATGPLTTEGLTKQIMDITGEEQLYFYDAAAPIIEKESIDMDKVYLKSRYDKGEAAYLNCPMTEEEFNVFYDALINAEVVPLKEFEKEIYFEGCMPFEVMAERGKKTLLFGPMKPVGLEDPKTGKRPYAVVQLRQDDAAGTLYNIVGFQTHLKWGAQKEIISLIPGLENVDIVRYGVMHRNTFINSPNALKETYQLKSREDLFFAGQMTGVEGYVESAASGLIAGINASKLIEGLEPIIFPRETIIGSMAYYITHANNNKNFQPMNANFGLLPTLEKRIKDKMERYETLANRALKHLDSFKVML; from the coding sequence ATGACTTCAATTAATGTTATAGGTGCTGGCTTAGCGGGGTCTGAGGCAGCATATCAAATCGCAAAAAGAGGTATACAAGTAAATTTATATGAGATGAGACCGGTAAAACAAACACCAGCACATCATACAGATAAATTTGCTGAACTAGTTTGTTCAAATTCTTTAAGAGGTAACCAACTTACAAATGCAGTAGGTGTTCTTAAAGAGGAAATGAGACAACTAGATTCATTAATTATTAAAGCAGCTGATCAAGCACGTGTACCAGCAGGTGGTGCATTAGCAGTAGATAGACATGATTTTGCGGGATATATTACTGATACATTAAAAAATCATCCGAATATAACTGTGAAAAATGAAGAAATCACTCAAATACCTGAAGGTCCAACAATCGTTGCAACGGGTCCTTTAACAACTGAAGGTTTAACTAAGCAAATTATGGATATAACAGGTGAAGAGCAATTATATTTCTATGATGCAGCAGCACCAATTATTGAAAAAGAATCAATCGATATGGATAAAGTATATTTGAAATCTCGTTATGATAAAGGCGAAGCGGCTTACTTAAACTGTCCGATGACTGAAGAAGAGTTTAATGTATTCTATGATGCATTAATCAACGCTGAAGTAGTTCCTTTAAAAGAATTTGAAAAAGAAATTTACTTTGAAGGTTGTATGCCGTTTGAAGTGATGGCTGAACGTGGGAAGAAAACATTATTGTTTGGTCCAATGAAACCTGTTGGATTAGAAGATCCTAAAACAGGAAAAAGACCATACGCAGTTGTCCAATTAAGACAAGATGATGCGGCAGGTACTTTATATAATATTGTTGGGTTCCAAACACATTTGAAATGGGGCGCTCAAAAAGAAATTATTTCATTGATTCCTGGATTAGAAAACGTGGACATTGTTCGTTACGGTGTTATGCACAGAAATACATTTATTAATTCACCAAATGCTTTAAAAGAGACGTACCAATTAAAATCTCGCGAAGATTTATTCTTTGCTGGTCAAATGACGGGTGTTGAAGGTTATGTTGAAAGTGCAGCAAGTGGATTAATAGCGGGTATCAATGCAAGTAAACTTATTGAAGGACTTGAGCCAATCATTTTCCCGAGAGAAACAATTATTGGTAGCATGGCTTATTACATTACGCATGCGAATAATAATAAGAACTTCCAACCAATGAATGCAAACTTTGGATTGTTACCAACGCTTGAAAAACGTATTAAAGATAAAATGGAAAGATATGAAACTTTAGCTAATCGTGCGCTTAAGCACTTAGATTCGTTTAAAGTGATGCTATAG
- a CDS encoding nuclease-related domain-containing protein → MKYKLDMLYLKALDSRIEQTDFQLELRNKMLGFEGELAVDQMLNLSNQIIYRHDLEFVAHKQIQIDFLVVHNNQLSILEVKNYFGDFEIYETCMKNAYNHQYPSPFIQMDTTKNTLNQILYSNNIKIPINEYLIFPNETFSARTTIPHRSKVLLRSEFYKFPKLFQSYQIATDQQLLQQICQLQTPFSHKYKSIDKVDFSKINKGLKCPNCKSIHTIIFEKFKKFSICQNCNKTIKRDELYRFNILELAIINGESGFTIDEAVDWCEAKNIFTVKKICNQNLSSTGERYKKYYLNLSDEQLQSLGNLYWNIKN, encoded by the coding sequence ATGAAATACAAATTAGACATGTTATATTTAAAGGCACTTGATTCAAGAATTGAACAGACCGATTTTCAATTAGAATTGAGAAACAAAATGCTTGGATTTGAAGGTGAATTAGCAGTTGATCAAATGTTGAATTTATCAAACCAAATCATATACAGGCATGACTTAGAATTTGTTGCACATAAACAAATTCAAATTGATTTCCTCGTTGTACACAACAACCAACTCAGTATTTTAGAAGTAAAAAATTATTTTGGTGATTTTGAAATTTATGAAACTTGTATGAAAAATGCGTACAATCACCAATACCCATCCCCCTTTATACAAATGGATACCACTAAGAACACACTCAATCAAATTCTCTACTCAAATAATATTAAAATTCCAATCAATGAATACCTCATATTTCCGAATGAAACTTTCTCTGCAAGAACAACTATTCCACATCGATCTAAAGTACTATTAAGATCAGAATTCTATAAATTCCCCAAACTATTTCAGTCCTATCAAATTGCTACAGACCAACAATTACTCCAACAAATATGTCAATTACAAACACCATTTTCACATAAATATAAATCAATTGATAAAGTAGATTTTTCGAAAATAAACAAAGGTTTAAAATGTCCTAACTGTAAAAGTATTCATACTATAATATTTGAAAAATTTAAGAAATTTTCGATATGTCAAAATTGTAATAAAACAATAAAAAGAGACGAACTGTATCGTTTTAATATATTGGAGCTTGCCATAATAAATGGTGAATCTGGTTTTACAATTGATGAAGCTGTAGATTGGTGTGAAGCTAAAAATATATTTACAGTTAAAAAAATATGTAATCAAAATTTAAGTTCTACTGGGGAAAGATACAAAAAGTATTATTTAAACCTTTCTGATGAGCAATTACAAAGTTTGGGCAATTTATATTGGAATATAAAGAATTGA
- the hslV gene encoding ATP-dependent protease subunit HslV translates to MSSSLHATTIFAIRHNGHSAMAGDGQVTLGEQVIMKQTARKVRRLYHDKVVAGFAGSVADAFTLFEKFEVKLQEYSGNLTRAAVELAQEWRGDKMLRQLEAMLIVMNETDLLVVSGTGEVIEPDDGIIAIGSGGNYALSAGRALKSYAPHLSAKEIAEASLNTAADICVFTNHEIKVEEL, encoded by the coding sequence ATGAGCTCATCATTACATGCAACTACAATATTTGCAATTAGACATAATGGACATTCTGCAATGGCAGGTGATGGCCAAGTAACTTTAGGTGAACAAGTCATTATGAAACAAACAGCGAGAAAGGTAAGACGCCTTTATCATGATAAAGTTGTCGCTGGATTTGCTGGAAGTGTGGCAGATGCGTTCACGTTATTTGAAAAATTCGAAGTGAAGTTACAAGAATACAGTGGGAACTTAACCAGAGCTGCTGTGGAGCTTGCACAAGAATGGCGTGGAGACAAAATGTTACGCCAACTTGAAGCAATGTTGATCGTGATGAATGAAACGGATTTACTTGTCGTTAGTGGAACAGGTGAAGTAATCGAACCAGACGATGGCATTATAGCAATTGGTTCAGGTGGAAACTATGCATTGAGTGCTGGGAGAGCATTGAAATCATATGCACCACATTTATCAGCGAAAGAGATTGCTGAAGCTTCATTAAATACTGCTGCAGATATTTGTGTGTTTACAAATCATGAAATTAAAGTAGAAGAATTATAA
- the sucD gene encoding succinate--CoA ligase subunit alpha: protein MSVYIDKNTKVLVQGITGATALFHTKQMLEYGTQIVAGVTPGKGGQVVEGVPVFNTIEEAVAETGATVSVIYVPAPFAADAIVECADAELDLAICITEHIPVIDMIKVKRYLEGKKTRLIGPNCPGVITADECKIGIMPGYIHKEGHVGVVSRSGTLTYEAVHQLTQAGIGQTTAVGIGGDPVNGTDFIDVLKAFNEDDETYAVVMIGEIGGTAEEEAAEWIKANMTKPVVGFIGGQTAPPGKRMGHAGAIISGGKGTADEKIKTLNDCGVETADTPSVIAETLINRIKKEDGLYEKCLTIK, encoded by the coding sequence GTGAGTGTATACATCGACAAAAACACAAAAGTATTAGTTCAAGGTATTACTGGTGCAACAGCACTTTTCCATACGAAACAAATGCTAGAATACGGTACACAAATCGTTGCTGGGGTTACACCTGGTAAAGGCGGCCAAGTAGTTGAAGGCGTACCTGTATTTAATACAATAGAAGAAGCAGTAGCAGAAACTGGTGCTACAGTATCAGTTATCTATGTGCCAGCTCCATTCGCAGCAGATGCGATTGTTGAATGTGCAGATGCTGAATTAGATTTAGCTATTTGTATCACTGAACACATTCCTGTTATTGATATGATTAAAGTTAAACGATACTTAGAAGGTAAGAAAACACGCTTAATCGGACCAAACTGTCCAGGTGTCATTACTGCAGACGAATGTAAAATAGGTATTATGCCTGGTTACATTCATAAAGAAGGTCATGTAGGTGTTGTATCACGTTCTGGTACATTAACTTATGAAGCGGTACATCAATTAACTCAAGCGGGTATTGGTCAAACTACAGCTGTTGGTATTGGTGGAGACCCTGTAAACGGTACAGACTTTATTGATGTGTTAAAAGCATTCAATGAAGATGACGAAACATATGCAGTAGTTATGATCGGTGAAATCGGCGGAACAGCTGAGGAAGAAGCAGCTGAGTGGATTAAAGCGAATATGACTAAACCTGTTGTAGGTTTCATTGGTGGACAAACAGCACCTCCTGGGAAACGTATGGGACATGCTGGTGCGATTATTTCAGGCGGTAAAGGTACTGCAGATGAAAAAATCAAAACACTTAATGATTGTGGCGTAGAAACAGCAGATACACCATCTGTTATTGCTGAAACATTGATAAATCGTATCAAAAAAGAAGACGGTTTATATGAAAAATGTTTAACAATCAAATAA
- the xerC gene encoding tyrosine recombinase XerC has translation MYDIEQQFVDMLTYEKQFSDHTLNAYQLDLHEFNAFLEAEHISIESFEYKDARRYLAFLYDKGHKRTSVSRKISTLRSLYQYWMSIDSKIQNPFIQLVHPKKEHHLPSFFYEEEIEKLFQTLNDGKNTNIRDRVILEILYATGIRVSELVHIKLTDIDLNYSFVKVLGKGSKERIVPFGEYCQSAITDYLESFRNQFKLDHEYLIVNMRGQPLTERGVRYALNEIVKRTQGVYHIHPHKLRHTFATHLLNQGADMRSVQSLLGHESLSTTSQYTHVTKDQLRKVYLSAHPRA, from the coding sequence ATGTACGATATTGAGCAACAATTTGTAGATATGCTAACTTATGAGAAACAATTTTCTGACCATACATTAAATGCTTATCAACTTGATTTACATGAATTTAATGCGTTTTTAGAAGCAGAACATATTTCTATTGAGTCATTTGAATATAAAGATGCAAGGAGATATCTTGCGTTTTTATATGATAAGGGCCATAAACGTACTAGCGTATCACGCAAAATTTCAACATTACGATCTTTATATCAATATTGGATGAGTATAGACAGTAAGATACAAAATCCCTTTATTCAACTCGTCCATCCTAAAAAAGAACATCATTTACCTAGTTTCTTTTATGAAGAAGAGATAGAAAAATTATTTCAAACTTTGAATGATGGTAAGAACACGAATATTCGTGACCGTGTCATCTTAGAAATTTTATATGCGACTGGTATTCGTGTATCGGAACTTGTTCATATTAAATTAACAGATATCGATTTGAATTACTCTTTTGTAAAAGTACTTGGTAAAGGTAGCAAAGAAAGAATTGTTCCTTTCGGTGAATATTGTCAAAGTGCGATAACAGATTATTTAGAATCGTTCCGAAATCAATTTAAATTAGATCATGAATATCTGATTGTGAATATGAGAGGTCAGCCACTAACAGAACGTGGTGTACGCTATGCACTAAATGAAATTGTGAAACGCACACAAGGTGTGTATCATATTCACCCGCATAAATTGCGACATACTTTTGCAACACATTTGTTAAATCAAGGTGCCGATATGAGAAGTGTTCAAAGTTTATTAGGACATGAGAGTTTATCGACAACAAGTCAATATACACATGTGACGAAAGATCAATTAAGAAAAGTTTATTTATCTGCACATCCTCGTGCATAA
- the hslU gene encoding ATP-dependent protease ATPase subunit HslU, with protein MTPHDIVDRLNDHIIGQQDAKRKVAIALRNRYRRSLLDEQLRNEIIPKNILMIGPTGVGKTEIARRMAKLVGAPFVKVEATKFTEVGYVGRDVESMIRDLVEVGRRIVKEEKKKEVYDDAVQKANEKLVKLLVPSMKKKAQSNSNNPLESLFGGQFPNFNQQDEVEEAPTEEVKTKREDIKQQLLKGELEEEIVKIKVEQEQQSLGMMGMDNNPQMQDMLSQMMPKKKIERQLPVKTARKILTDEIANELIDQESVNEEAIQLTEQMGMVFIDEIDKIAVSNSNGGQDVSRQGVQRDILPIVEGSVVQTKYGSINTEHILFIGAGAFHMSKPSDLIPELQGRFPIRVELDSLTTDDFVKILKEPKQSLLDQYKALLETEMVTINFTDEAINRLAEIAFQVNQETDNIGARRLHTILEKMLEDLSFEASNMPNAVVDITPEYVNQKLESIATNKDLSAFIL; from the coding sequence ATGACACCGCACGATATTGTTGATCGATTAAACGATCACATTATTGGTCAACAAGATGCGAAACGTAAAGTCGCAATTGCATTGAGAAATAGATATAGAAGAAGTTTATTAGATGAACAACTGAGAAACGAAATTATTCCAAAGAATATACTCATGATTGGTCCAACAGGTGTAGGTAAAACTGAAATTGCTAGAAGAATGGCAAAATTAGTTGGTGCACCATTTGTTAAAGTTGAAGCAACAAAATTCACAGAAGTTGGATATGTTGGCCGAGACGTTGAAAGTATGATTCGTGATTTAGTTGAAGTTGGGCGTAGAATTGTTAAAGAAGAAAAGAAAAAAGAAGTTTATGACGATGCTGTTCAAAAAGCGAATGAGAAACTTGTTAAATTACTTGTGCCAAGTATGAAGAAGAAAGCACAAAGTAACAGTAATAACCCGCTTGAATCATTATTTGGTGGTCAATTCCCTAACTTTAATCAGCAAGATGAAGTGGAAGAAGCACCGACTGAAGAAGTTAAAACGAAGCGAGAAGATATTAAACAACAATTGTTAAAAGGCGAACTTGAAGAAGAAATTGTCAAAATCAAAGTTGAACAAGAACAACAATCACTTGGTATGATGGGTATGGATAACAATCCACAGATGCAAGATATGCTTAGCCAAATGATGCCGAAGAAAAAAATCGAGCGTCAATTACCAGTGAAGACTGCAAGAAAAATTCTAACTGATGAAATCGCTAATGAATTAATCGACCAAGAATCTGTGAATGAAGAAGCTATTCAATTAACAGAACAAATGGGTATGGTATTCATTGATGAAATTGATAAAATCGCGGTAAGTAATAGCAACGGTGGTCAAGATGTATCACGTCAAGGTGTACAACGAGATATTCTACCAATCGTAGAAGGTAGTGTCGTACAAACGAAATATGGTTCAATCAATACTGAACATATATTGTTTATTGGTGCAGGTGCATTCCACATGTCAAAACCAAGCGATTTGATACCTGAACTTCAAGGTAGATTCCCAATTCGTGTAGAATTAGACAGTTTGACAACTGATGACTTCGTAAAAATATTAAAAGAACCAAAACAATCGTTATTAGATCAATATAAAGCATTGCTAGAAACTGAAATGGTGACGATTAACTTTACAGATGAAGCAATTAACAGATTGGCTGAAATTGCATTCCAAGTAAACCAAGAAACAGATAATATTGGTGCAAGACGACTGCATACTATTCTTGAGAAAATGCTAGAAGACCTTTCTTTCGAAGCATCAAATATGCCAAATGCAGTTGTGGATATTACACCTGAATATGTAAATCAAAAATTAGAATCAATCGCTACAAATAAAGATTTAAGTGCGTTTATTTTATAA
- the codY gene encoding GTP-sensing pleiotropic transcriptional regulator CodY, with translation MSLLSKTRELNTLLQKHKGIAVDFKDMAKTISDVTVTNVFIVSRRGKILGSSLNELLSNERIIQMLEDRHIPKEYTDQLMHVEQTQSNIGIEDVLTVFPPENEELFVNSKTTIFPILGGGERLGTLVVGRVSEDFNENDLVLGEYAATVIGMEILREKHNEIEQEARDKAAINMAINSLSYSEREAIEHIFEELGAPEGLLVASKVADRVGITRSVIVNALRKLESAGVIESRSLGMKGTFIRIKKERFLDELGLSK, from the coding sequence ATGAGTTTATTATCGAAAACGAGAGAATTAAATACATTATTACAAAAACATAAGGGGATTGCTGTTGATTTTAAAGATATGGCAAAAACAATCAGTGACGTAACTGTTACAAATGTTTTTATAGTATCAAGAAGAGGTAAAATTTTAGGTTCAAGTTTAAATGAATTATTAAGCAACGAACGTATTATTCAAATGCTAGAAGACAGACATATTCCAAAAGAATACACAGATCAATTAATGCATGTTGAACAAACTCAATCAAACATCGGTATTGAAGATGTATTAACTGTATTCCCACCAGAAAATGAAGAATTATTTGTAAATAGTAAAACAACTATCTTCCCAATTTTAGGTGGCGGTGAAAGATTAGGAACATTAGTAGTTGGTCGTGTATCTGAAGATTTCAATGAAAATGACCTAGTATTAGGAGAATATGCAGCAACTGTAATTGGTATGGAAATTTTAAGAGAAAAACATAATGAAATTGAACAAGAAGCGCGTGATAAAGCAGCGATTAATATGGCAATTAACTCACTTTCATATTCAGAAAGAGAAGCAATTGAACATATCTTCGAAGAATTAGGCGCACCTGAAGGATTATTAGTTGCATCTAAAGTAGCTGATAGAGTAGGTATTACGAGATCAGTTATTGTAAATGCTTTAAGAAAATTAGAAAGTGCTGGCGTTATCGAATCACGTTCTCTAGGTATGAAAGGAACGTTTATTAGAATTAAAAAAGAACGTTTCTTAGATGAATTAGGTTTATCTAAATAA
- the topA gene encoding type I DNA topoisomerase: protein MAENLVIVESPAKAKTIEKYLGKKFKVVASMGHVRDLPRSQMGVDVENNYEPRYITIRGKGPVVKDLKRYAKKAKNVYLASDPDREGEAIAWHLAHILDIDENKKSRVVFNEITKDAVKESFKHPREIEHELVDAQQARRILDRLVGYNISPVLWKKVKKGLSAGRVQSVALRLVIDRENEINNFNPEEYWTIEGLFKHKTKTFNAKFLHEKSKPVKLKTENDVKKITTQLDGDKFEVTQVTKKEKLRYPAKSFTTSSLQQEASRKLNFKARKTMMLAQQLYEGIDLKRQGTVGLITYMRTDSTRIADSAKAEAATFIEEQYGKEYLSKAKAASGKQGAQDAHEAVRPTSVQRTPDQMKAYLSRDQHRLYKLIWERFMASQMAPAIADTVAADITQGDLKFRANGQTIKFKGFMKVYVEAKDDTDEEKEGKLPPLEKGDMVTAEKIDPKQHFTQPPPRYTEARLVKTLEELKIGRPSTYAPTIDTIQKRNYVKLDQKRFIPTELGVIVHESVKDYFPEIIDVDFTVNMETLLDKVADGEIEWKKVIEMFYENFKIDVARAEEEMEKIEIKDEPAGEDCELCGSPMVFKMGRYGKFMACSNFPDCRNTKAIIKTIGVKCPKCHEGDVVERKSKKNRIFYGCSKYPECDYTSWDKPLDRACPKCETVLVERKKGKSAQVICPNCDYKEQEQK from the coding sequence TTGGCAGAAAATCTTGTCATAGTCGAATCGCCTGCAAAAGCTAAAACCATTGAAAAATATTTAGGAAAAAAATTTAAAGTCGTTGCATCTATGGGACATGTGAGAGATTTACCGCGTAGTCAAATGGGCGTTGATGTAGAAAATAATTATGAACCTAGATATATAACGATCAGAGGAAAAGGACCAGTCGTTAAAGATTTAAAACGTTATGCAAAAAAAGCAAAAAACGTTTATCTCGCGAGTGACCCGGACCGTGAAGGTGAAGCAATTGCATGGCATTTAGCACATATATTAGATATAGATGAAAATAAAAAATCACGAGTAGTATTTAATGAAATTACTAAAGATGCGGTTAAAGAGAGTTTTAAACATCCGAGAGAAATTGAACATGAATTAGTGGATGCACAACAAGCTCGCCGTATTCTAGATAGATTAGTTGGTTATAATATTTCACCAGTATTATGGAAGAAAGTTAAAAAAGGATTATCAGCAGGTCGTGTTCAATCTGTAGCTTTAAGATTAGTTATTGACCGCGAAAATGAAATCAATAACTTTAATCCTGAAGAATACTGGACAATTGAAGGATTATTTAAACACAAAACGAAAACGTTTAATGCAAAATTCCTTCATGAAAAGAGTAAACCAGTTAAACTTAAAACAGAAAATGATGTTAAAAAAATAACAACACAATTAGATGGAGATAAGTTTGAAGTTACTCAAGTAACGAAAAAAGAAAAACTTAGATATCCTGCAAAATCATTTACAACGTCTTCGTTACAACAAGAAGCGTCACGTAAATTAAATTTCAAAGCTAGAAAAACGATGATGCTTGCACAGCAATTATATGAAGGTATCGATTTAAAAAGACAAGGTACAGTCGGTTTAATCACTTATATGAGAACAGACTCTACACGTATTGCTGACAGTGCGAAAGCTGAAGCAGCAACGTTTATCGAAGAACAATACGGTAAAGAGTACTTATCAAAGGCGAAAGCAGCAAGTGGTAAACAAGGGGCTCAAGATGCACATGAAGCGGTTAGACCAACAAGTGTGCAACGTACACCGGATCAAATGAAAGCATATTTATCACGTGACCAACATAGATTGTATAAATTGATTTGGGAACGATTTATGGCTAGTCAAATGGCTCCTGCGATTGCAGATACAGTTGCAGCAGACATTACACAAGGCGATTTGAAATTTAGAGCGAATGGTCAAACAATCAAATTTAAAGGATTCATGAAAGTTTATGTTGAAGCTAAAGATGACACTGATGAAGAGAAAGAGGGTAAATTACCTCCATTAGAAAAAGGTGACATGGTTACAGCAGAAAAAATTGATCCTAAACAACATTTCACTCAACCGCCACCACGATATACTGAGGCGCGATTAGTGAAAACACTTGAAGAATTGAAAATTGGTAGACCATCAACATATGCGCCAACAATAGATACAATTCAAAAACGTAACTATGTAAAATTAGATCAAAAACGATTTATACCTACTGAATTAGGTGTAATCGTACATGAATCAGTTAAAGATTACTTCCCAGAAATTATTGATGTTGATTTCACAGTGAATATGGAAACATTATTAGATAAAGTAGCCGATGGTGAAATTGAATGGAAAAAAGTAATCGAAATGTTCTACGAGAACTTTAAGATTGATGTTGCAAGAGCAGAAGAAGAAATGGAAAAAATAGAAATTAAAGATGAACCAGCTGGAGAAGACTGTGAGTTATGCGGATCTCCAATGGTATTCAAAATGGGTAGATACGGTAAGTTTATGGCTTGTTCAAATTTCCCAGATTGCCGTAACACGAAAGCAATTATTAAAACAATAGGCGTTAAATGTCCGAAATGTCACGAAGGTGACGTAGTAGAACGTAAGTCTAAAAAGAATAGAATATTCTACGGTTGTTCGAAATATCCAGAATGTGATTATACTTCATGGGATAAACCGTTAGATCGTGCGTGTCCAAAATGTGAAACTGTATTAGTGGAACGTAAAAAAGGTAAATCAGCACAAGTTATATGTCCAAATTGTGACTATAAAGAACAAGAACAAAAGTAG
- the dprA gene encoding DNA-processing protein DprA yields the protein MNQYQQTVLRLIYSGFSTNHIHKMSNFDHELKFLSFQNEFSEFIYRFGLKYNLTMDKYHHFLNSDILYIKNEIRDRNIQLVFSDDVIYPKLLKEIYDYPFLLFCKGDISLLNNKKKLAIVGARNATTYTEQICNALIPELVDAQITIVSGMAKGADYFAHLKAIENGGHTIGVAAFGLDYHYPNATRYINEWMRKHHLIVSEYYPSTKVQKWRFPERNRIISGLSQGVLVTEANNRSGSLITVDQALDQNRNVYCCPGSIFNELSRGVNKRIQEGAKAVQKAQDIIEDFKVFYD from the coding sequence ATGAACCAATATCAGCAAACGGTTTTAAGGTTAATTTATTCTGGCTTCTCGACGAATCATATACATAAAATGTCGAACTTCGATCATGAACTTAAATTTCTTTCTTTTCAAAATGAATTTTCGGAATTCATTTATAGGTTCGGTTTAAAATACAATTTAACTATGGATAAATATCATCATTTTCTTAATAGTGACATTTTATATATTAAAAATGAAATACGTGATAGGAATATCCAACTTGTATTTAGCGATGACGTAATATATCCTAAGTTATTAAAGGAGATTTATGATTATCCTTTCTTATTATTCTGTAAAGGTGATATTTCTTTATTAAATAATAAGAAGAAATTAGCTATAGTTGGTGCACGAAATGCTACAACTTATACTGAACAAATTTGTAATGCTTTAATTCCTGAGTTAGTCGATGCACAAATTACTATTGTGTCTGGTATGGCAAAGGGGGCTGATTATTTTGCACATCTTAAAGCAATTGAAAATGGTGGACATACAATTGGCGTTGCTGCCTTTGGATTAGATTATCATTATCCTAATGCTACAAGATATATAAATGAATGGATGAGAAAGCATCATCTTATCGTTTCTGAATATTATCCATCTACTAAAGTACAAAAATGGCGTTTCCCTGAAAGAAACAGGATTATTAGTGGTTTATCTCAAGGTGTTCTCGTTACGGAAGCGAATAATCGTAGTGGTTCACTTATTACGGTAGACCAAGCTTTAGATCAAAATAGAAATGTTTATTGTTGTCCTGGATCTATTTTTAACGAATTAAGTAGAGGTGTAAATAAGCGGATACAAGAAGGCGCAAAGGCTGTTCAGAAGGCACAAGATATTATTGAAGATTTTAAAGTTTTTTATGATTAA